From a single Theropithecus gelada isolate Dixy chromosome 8, Tgel_1.0, whole genome shotgun sequence genomic region:
- the AGPAT5 gene encoding 1-acyl-sn-glycerol-3-phosphate acyltransferase epsilon isoform X2, with amino-acid sequence MRNKLQSYVNAGTPMYLVIFPEGTRYNPEQTKVLSASQAFAAQRGLAVLKHVLTPRIKATHVAFDCMKNYLDAIYDVTVVYEGKDNGGQRRESPTMTEFLCKECPKIHIHIDRIDKKDVPEEQEHMRRWLHERFEIKDKMLIEFYESPDPERRKRFPGKSVNSKLSIKKTLPSMLILSGLTAGMLMTDAGRKLYVNTWIYGTLLGCLWVTIKA; translated from the exons ATGCGAAACAAGTTGCAGAGCTATGTGAACGCAGGAACTCCA ATGTATCTTGTGATTTTTCCAGAAGGTACAAGGTATAATCCAGAGCAAACAAAAGTCCTTTCAGCTAGTCAGGCATTTGCTGCCCAACGTG GCCTTGCAGTATTAAAACATGTGCTGACACCACGAATAAAGGCAACTCACGTTGCTTTTGATTGCATGAAGAATTATTTAGATGCAATTTATGATGTTACGGTGGTTTACGAAGGGAAGGATAATGGAGGGCAGCGAAGAGAGTCACCGACCATGACGG AATTTCTCTGCAAAGAATGTCCAAAAATTCATATTCACATTGATCGTATCGACAAAAAAGATGTCCCAGAGGAGCAAGAACATATGAGAAGATGGCTGCATGAACGTTTCGAAATCAAAGATAA GATGCTTATAGAATTTTATGAGTCACCAgatccagaaagaagaaaaagatttccTGGGAAAAGTGTTAATTCCAAATTAAGTATCAAGAAGACTTTACCATCCATGTTGATCTTAAGTGGTTTGACTGCAGGCATGCTTATGACCGATGCTGGAAGGAAGCTGTATGTGAACACCTGGATATATGGAACTCTACTTGGCTGCCTGTGGGTCACTATTAAAGCATAA